From the Lampris incognitus isolate fLamInc1 chromosome 6, fLamInc1.hap2, whole genome shotgun sequence genome, one window contains:
- the prrt4a gene encoding proline-rich transmembrane protein 4 — MPSLWNLYLVFSLASPLPPHVAASTGEDVKGTPQPDPDTISQGLTKPSQSPRGPDVLPFHSTLGPKTAEILSLPLSWPTSSSEEADRQGVIGEYADMQDTSEIYSSRSEQVFPPLGTTERATEVSTSKEDARLIRASSEKKTGQEPAPRYEPAKTSTWDMHGPAQHTTQTGTGQPTLPAPQNDTFHGPEHVLLSDTPSAYRPTSETSTLSTGSRPLSGAFTPPLEKDKLGGQTTGSWVTMQGGLQKEDNLQRGNEDGMHNYTNGRLHGGNDSSKTEKDWLPAEEEQDSEGSGMFSHPDCSTDPTAKPCKTENQSCTPTYPDDFTSDESLHPATALSPPLFVPLYTDWNSALATWGLAWEAHIYGLGSIFAVFGFMSVICLLGLPLRCPPGVPYFTLLHLFLLAFGGMRAFSLLYDAYGYQDRLPPLCSLLLSELPFPCLTSAFSLAFLLLSLHSRMSLSLTTSSPGLPRPCLLFCLSLLHFGLSLGCVGLLEFLKIFPVLLLLIPQGLFVCLSILLSCSHLIYYCFVRADTKHIYRLNDSGEEGGSPEVMRPSGCPFAKVEDWGRAAGAGVGASLCLLGCGGLQLYGILHALGLGGVSDYGFQPWPWWGYQVGCRACEAGVCLGLLLIGTQPLFCHTKTSIKAMAHPRPGSWSRLSCGSPSGGPSLPLQPAEKPPVLPSNCTWSRGKQEKLVLCEVITKGKSEVLPLCSMVDPPQNGLDSVPRPSHTMISVIPLPTPPDPPYRPKCGVESQLSSLDSLGLDTDSTVDLRPPSPIDLSRSIDQALFSEALFAQSLFGPSGLHQASSSLSLNSPSRGTSKQGYSSLESAFYRTSSCGDLDQDNPLAKSRPSQQGGTLSCQGEHSPSPERWSWKQSTSGSLCQASINGSSQGLCCSPRETGTTCSNSRVNKGQNFAQNSLPRAIPHLPYQRRYRTLSLASQDSQGSGRLAGTEQLSESKQLEQDLAVQAEFINVCRQIDALSVCSDTIEL, encoded by the exons ATGCCCTCTCTGTGGAATCTTTATCTCGTCTTCTCCCTCGCCTCGCCTCTCCCGCCTCACGTCGCTGCTTCAACCGGGGAAGATGTCAAGGGAACGCCACAGCCAGACCCAGACACAATCTCACAGGGTCTCACGAAGCCCTCACAGAGCCCTCGTGGACCCGACGTCCTGCCTTTCCATTCTACGTTGGGTCCAAAAACAGCCGAGATCCTGTCCCTGCCTCTGAGTTGGCCCACGTCGTCATCTGAGGAGGCTGACAGACAAGGAGTCATTGGGGAATACGCCGATATGCAAGACACTTCAGAGATATATTCGTCGAGAAGTGAACAAGTGTTCCCGCCACTCGGCACGACAGAGAGAGCCACGGAGGTCTCTACTTCCAAGGAGGATGCCAGACTAATAAGAGCTTCATCAGAGAAAAAAACAGGCCAAGAGCCAGCTCCTCGATATGAGCCAGCCAAGACCAGTACGTGGGACATGCATGGCCCTGCACAGCACACCACACAGACGGGAACGGGTCAGCCCACCCTCCCAGCCCCACAGAACGACACCTTTCATGGCCCAGAACACGTTCTCCTCTCTGACACACCTTCAGCATACAGGCCGACCTCCGAAACTTCAACACTCTCTACTGGATCCAGGCCACTTTCTGGAGCCTTTACTCCTCCACTAGAAAAGGACAAGTTGGGTGGCCAGACCACGGGGTCTTGGGTCACtatgcagggagggctgcaaaaagAGGATAACCTACAGAGAGGAAATGAAGATGGGATGCACAATTACACAAATGGTCGGTTACACGGAGGAAATGACAGCAGTAAGACGGAGAAAG actgGCTTCCAGCTGAAGAGGAGCAGGACTCAGAGGGCAGTGGGATGTTCTCTCACCCAGACTGTAGCACAGACCCTACCGCCAAGCCCTGCAAGACCGAAAACCAATCCTGCACTCCCACTTACCCGGATGACTTCACATCTGACGAATCCCTGCACCCTGCTACGGCCCTCAGCCCTCCACTCTTTGTCCCTCTGTACACAGACTGGAACTCTGCCCTTGCTACATGGGGACTCGCCTGGGAAGCACATATCTATGGCCTGGGCTCCATCTTCGCTGTGTTTGGCTTCATGTCTGTTATCTGCTTGTTAGGCCTGCCCCTGCGTTGCCCCCCAGGAGTCCCTTATTTCACCCTGCTGCACCTGTTCCTCCTTGCCTTCGGAGGGATGCGCGCATTCTCCCTGCTTTATGATGCCTATGGTTACCAAGACCGCCTTCCACCCCTgtgctccctcctcctctctgagCTGCCCTTCCCCTGCCTTACCTCAGCCTTCTCCCTGGCCTTCCTCCTTCTTTCCCTACACTCACGCATGTCTCTATCCCTCACCACCTCCTCGCCCGGCTTGCCCAGACCGTGCCTCCTGTTCTGCCTCTCCCTGCTGCATTTTGGGCTCTCTCTGGGCTGTGTGGGCCTCTTGGAATTCCTAAAAATCttccctgtcctcctcctcctcatcccgcAGGGCTTGTTTGTGTGCCTCTCAATCCTTCTGTCATGCTCCCACCTCATTTACTACTGCTTTGTCCGAGCGGACACGAAACACATCTACAGGCTGAATGACAGTGGCGAGGAAGGCGGGTCTCCTGAGGTGATGCGTCCTTCAGGTTGTCCCTTTGCCAAGGTGGAGGACTGGGGGAGGGCAGCAGGGGCTGGTGTAGGAGCCTCCCTGTGTTTGTTAGGGTGTGGAGGGCTGCAGCTCTATGGAATCCTTCATGCCCTTGGTCTGGGTGGAGTCAGTGATTATGGGTTCCAGCCCTGGCCATGGTGGGGCTACCAGGTGGGCTGTAGGGCctgtgaggcaggggtgtgtctGGGTCTATTACTCATTGGTACACAGCCATTATTCTGTCACACTAAGACTTCCATCAAGGCTATGGCTCATCCTCGGCCAGGGTCTTGGTCCCGTTTGTCCTGCGGCTCTCCCTCTGGAGGGCCATCCCTGCCCCTTCAGCCAGCAGAAAAGCCTCCTGTCCTCCCTTCTAACTGTACTTGGTCCCGAGGCAAGCAGGAAAAGCTAGTTCTCTGTGAAGTGATCACTAAGGGAAAATCCGAAGTTCTTCCTCTTTGCTCAATGGTTGACCCGCCTCAAAACGGACTAGACTCTGTTCCCCGTCCTAGCCACACCATGATCTCTGTAATCCCACTACCTACACCCCCTGACCCGCCATATAGACCTAAATGTGGTGTTGAATCTCAGCTGTCCTCACTTGATAGCCTGGGTCTGGATACAGACTCTACAGTAGACCTGCGCCCCCCATCTCCCATCGATTTGTCTCGAAGCATTGACCAGGCCTTGTTCAGCGAGGCTCTTTTCGCTCAAAGCCTCTTTGGTCCATCAGGGCTGCACCAGGCCTCATCCAGCCTTTCTTTAAACTCTCCCAGCCGAGGTACTTCAAAACAAGGCTACAGCTCTTTGGAGAGCGCCTTTTACCGAACATCCTCCTGTGGGGACCTGGATCAGGACAACCCTCTGGCCAAGTCACGACCTTCCCAGCAAGGTGGCACGCTCTCATGCCAGGGCGAGCATTCCCCATCACCTGAGCGATGGAGCTGGAAGCAAAGTACCTCGGGCTCGTTGTGCCAGGCCTCTATAAACGGATCCTCCCAGGGCCTCTGCTGCAGCCCCAGGGAAACAGGGACGACGTGTTCAAATTCTCGGGTCAACAAAGGGCAGAACTTTGCCCAAAACAGTCTTCCACGAGCGATACCCCACCTGCCTTATCAAAGGCGTTACCGAACCCTGAGTTTAGCCTCCCAGGACAGCCAGGGATCTGGCAGACTGGCAGGGACTGAACAGTTGAGTGAAAGCAAACAGCTGGAACAGGACCTGGCTGTACAAGCAGAATTTATAAATGTTTGCCGACAAATTGACGCCCTGAGCGTATGCAGCGACACTATTGAACTGTAG
- the si:dkey-5i3.5 gene encoding transmembrane protein 53-A, producing MLTRATISSAVTAHRLSKNVTFYLNESVSPASRNQTSGLADSKPLLLMLPWLGARPQALAKYCEIYVRAGYDILMVESEVKDFLWPRWGLENGAQLLELLHSERFASRPLLVHAFSVGGYTFAQLLVNVSRDVRRYQGLTQRIRGHVYDSLVVGSLEKMAIGLGKTVFPRLERVVKQVSLLYFFIFKQQTVDYFDTSVDVFRNNPITAPALFFFCENDPMSDPRAMEEIIGYWQQRGVAVTAKKWEDSTHAGHMRRYPQEYVDTLDAFLRSLSTAPLRSKM from the exons ATGCTGACAAGGGCCACCATTAGCAGTGCGGTTACTGCTCACCGCCTGAGTAAAAATGTCACCTTCTATCTTAATGAGTCGGTGTCTCCTGCTTCCAGAAATCAGACCTCAGGCCTCGCAGACTCGAAACCCCTTTTGTTAATGCTGCCCTGGTTGGGAGCGCGACCCCAAGCCTTGGCCAAATATTGTGAAATCTACGTCCGCGCTGGCTATGATATACTCATGGTGGAAAGTGAG GTCAAAGACTTCCTGTGGCCACGCTGGGGGCTGGAAAACGGAGCGCAGCTCCTGGAGTTGCTGCACAGCGAGCGCTTTGCGTCACGCCCGCTGCTCGTGCACGCCTTCTCTGTGGGCGGATACACGTTTGCTCAGCTGCTGGTGAACGTGTCCCGGGACGTGCGGAGGTACCAGGGCCTGACTCAGAGGATCAGAGGCCACGTCTATGACAGCTTGGTGGTGGGCTCTCTGGAGAAAATGGCTATAG GCCTTGGTAAGACCGTCTTCCCTCGTTTGGAGCGAGTGGTGAAACAAGTTAGCCTGCTCTACTTTTTCATCTTCAAACAGCAAACAGTTGATTACTTTGACACGAGCGTCGACGTGTTCCGGAATAACCCCATCACTGCGCCTGCACTGTTCTTCTTCTGCGAAAACGATCCGATGAGCGACCCACGGGCCATGGAAGAGATTATTGGCTACTGGCAGCAGCGTGGGGTGGCTGTCACGGCAAAGAAGTGGGAGGACTCAACACACGCCGGGCACATGAGAAGGTACCCTCAGGAGTATGTCGACACCTTAGACGCCTTCCTCCGCTCCCTAAGCACAGCCCCTCTCAGATCAAAGATGTGA